One window of the Pedobacter ginsengisoli genome contains the following:
- a CDS encoding RagB/SusD family nutrient uptake outer membrane protein: protein MKKYLFSIIVLLLIFGNSCKNLDVAPSDAISTETLITTTDGLTNALNGAYALFKDHITFNGTIDQNNMYLRQFYHLSDFASDDIVCGQVTTDPLFYSFSLGHSPSQGNTRYFWYVSYKIITGVNTVIEAVEKSGTQDPAKLQLLGECYFLRAFCHFNLVRLFGKPYSVDPAADGIILRTNLTDPSKKKRATVAEVYDAVIADAEKAASLMTQPRTVQYASKEAAWALLSRVNLYKEDNQKAIEYANMVINSKRFSLATAATYPSMFANAQTSTETIFCIAFTPVDDYGKFGSIASMIYSDGNSGWGEEYASSSLRNVMSKHPEDVRWSYIVPLKDSNGIIQKKNGIEVYYISKFSFQGGLPNLSSPIMFRLSEMYLNRAEAEAKLSNAGAALDDVDMIRKNRGLESSLYNKTLPSGYSALDVVLEEKRIEMAFEGHRTYDVYRNKRAMNKAYWGYHLAGLKETDIDLSKTPSGYANLSVNYTNPRVIYFVPIDEVLSNPLATQNQ, encoded by the coding sequence ATGAAAAAGTATTTATTCTCCATAATTGTTCTTCTGCTCATCTTTGGGAACAGCTGCAAAAATCTTGATGTTGCACCAAGTGATGCCATTAGTACAGAAACACTGATTACTACTACTGACGGCTTAACAAATGCCTTAAATGGTGCTTACGCTTTGTTTAAAGATCATATTACATTTAACGGTACAATAGACCAGAACAATATGTATTTACGTCAGTTTTATCATTTGTCTGACTTTGCGAGTGACGATATTGTATGCGGACAAGTCACTACTGATCCTCTGTTTTATAGTTTTAGTCTTGGTCATTCACCATCGCAAGGCAATACAAGGTATTTTTGGTATGTATCTTATAAAATAATTACCGGTGTTAATACCGTAATTGAAGCAGTAGAGAAATCGGGAACACAGGATCCGGCAAAGTTACAGCTGCTGGGAGAGTGTTATTTTCTAAGAGCGTTTTGTCATTTTAACCTGGTTAGATTGTTTGGTAAACCTTATAGTGTAGATCCTGCTGCTGATGGAATTATTCTACGTACCAATCTTACTGATCCATCTAAAAAGAAGCGCGCTACTGTAGCGGAAGTATATGATGCTGTTATTGCTGATGCTGAAAAGGCTGCTTCTTTAATGACACAGCCAAGAACTGTGCAATATGCATCAAAAGAAGCTGCATGGGCATTGTTATCACGAGTGAATTTATATAAGGAAGACAATCAGAAAGCGATTGAGTATGCCAATATGGTGATCAATTCTAAACGGTTCAGTCTTGCAACAGCTGCAACCTACCCGTCTATGTTTGCCAATGCGCAAACAAGTACAGAAACTATTTTTTGCATAGCCTTTACCCCAGTTGATGATTATGGTAAATTCGGATCTATTGCATCGATGATTTATTCTGATGGAAATTCAGGATGGGGTGAGGAGTATGCTTCTTCTTCATTGAGGAATGTAATGTCAAAACACCCTGAAGATGTTAGATGGTCTTATATTGTCCCACTAAAAGACTCCAATGGAATCATACAAAAGAAAAATGGTATCGAAGTATATTATATAAGCAAGTTTTCTTTCCAGGGTGGTCTTCCCAACTTAAGTTCTCCAATCATGTTTCGATTGTCAGAAATGTATTTGAATAGAGCAGAAGCAGAAGCTAAGTTAAGCAATGCTGGCGCTGCTCTTGATGATGTGGATATGATTCGTAAAAACCGTGGACTGGAGAGCTCTTTGTACAATAAAACATTACCATCAGGCTATTCGGCATTAGATGTTGTCTTGGAAGAAAAACGTATAGAAATGGCCTTTGAAGGGCATAGAACCTATGATGTTTATCGCAATAAGAGAGCTATGAATAAAGCATACTGGGGTTATCATCTTGCCGGATTAAAAGAAACTGATATTGATTTGAGCAAAACGCCGTCAGGCTATGCTAACCTATCAGTGAACTACACCAACCCAAGGGTTATTTATTTTGTGCCTATTGATGAAGTGTTGAGTAACCCACTTGCTACTCAAAATCAATAG
- a CDS encoding PKD domain-containing protein yields MKNLKNNIFRLLIMITAVTILNSCKKDTTPKLTDLLYDLTVDGNQVTFKTVTAGISSYRWDFGDGGSSTDPNPVHEYAGKGKYVTTLYATINGSVTEASTVIRIAKTSPVKLDDNTLSDWDKVTTNVLTAGPQGGIFRSAKFDYDGNFIYVYAEMNSKKANGDIFDFYIDSDNSAGTGLLSAYADGGFDILLEGQLLSTGVDIFYHNGAQNSFSFAQQSISEAYNVGTITETGDVLKFEMRIARGKLKGLTGTGMRIGIMATKSDWSVTLGSIPDAGASAFLLDMSE; encoded by the coding sequence ATGAAGAATTTAAAAAATAACATATTCCGACTGCTGATCATGATCACAGCGGTTACCATATTAAACTCCTGTAAAAAAGATACTACCCCAAAACTGACCGATTTGCTATATGATCTTACGGTGGATGGTAATCAGGTTACTTTTAAAACAGTAACAGCAGGTATTTCATCATACAGGTGGGATTTTGGCGATGGAGGTTCTTCTACCGACCCTAATCCGGTACACGAGTATGCAGGTAAAGGTAAATACGTGACAACGCTTTACGCAACAATAAATGGAAGTGTAACAGAAGCCTCTACTGTTATCAGAATTGCTAAAACATCACCTGTTAAGCTTGATGACAATACCTTGAGTGACTGGGATAAGGTGACTACCAATGTCCTTACTGCTGGTCCTCAGGGAGGTATTTTCCGATCAGCTAAATTTGATTATGATGGCAATTTTATTTATGTCTATGCAGAGATGAATTCTAAAAAAGCCAATGGCGATATTTTCGATTTCTATATCGACTCAGACAATAGTGCCGGCACCGGTTTATTAAGTGCCTATGCGGATGGTGGGTTTGATATTCTGCTGGAGGGCCAACTATTGAGTACAGGTGTAGATATCTTCTACCATAATGGTGCGCAAAATAGCTTTAGTTTCGCTCAGCAATCAATTTCAGAGGCTTATAATGTGGGTACTATAACTGAAACGGGTGATGTTTTGAAATTTGAAATGCGTATTGCCCGAGGAAAACTAAAAGGTTTAACTGGTACTGGGATGCGGATAGGAATTATGGCAACAAAAAGCGATTGGTCGGTAACCCTGGGCAGTATTCCTGATGCAGGAGCTTCGGCATTTCTGCTTGATATGAGTGAATAA
- a CDS encoding acyltransferase family protein, translating into MSKSTVNQFVAERVISLDVMRGLIMLLLCAESCHLYGALKNLNPVQPAAMLIEQFFHHPWHGLRFWDLVQPAFMFMAGAAMYISYSRKLEKGSSWEKNWGHILFRSFKLFLFGTALHCVYQGKLVWELWNVLTQLAFTTLVAYLIIGKSYNWQIICSVGLLLLTEVMYRLILMPGYDQPFVQGHNFGSYVDTLLMGKINLDGWVAINAIPTAAHTIWGVLAGKLLISSRSASYKIKMLIGFGLLALIIGFGLDALQITPIIKRISTSSFVFASGGWVLIMLAVVYWLIDVKKCVKYVWICSVMGMNAIFIYIFFETIGVQWLNGVIGIFTGDALITLFGLQSNVSAVVTALSTLLVEWALCYWLFKRNIFFKL; encoded by the coding sequence ATGTCTAAAAGTACAGTAAATCAGTTTGTGGCAGAACGTGTGATATCTCTTGATGTGATGAGAGGATTGATCATGTTACTACTTTGTGCCGAGAGCTGTCATTTATATGGAGCCCTGAAAAACCTTAATCCGGTGCAGCCGGCAGCAATGCTTATTGAGCAGTTTTTTCATCATCCATGGCATGGATTGCGGTTTTGGGATTTAGTACAGCCCGCATTTATGTTTATGGCGGGAGCTGCAATGTACATTTCCTATAGCCGCAAACTCGAAAAGGGTAGCAGCTGGGAGAAGAATTGGGGCCATATCTTATTCCGAAGTTTTAAACTTTTCCTTTTTGGTACTGCACTTCACTGTGTATATCAAGGAAAATTGGTTTGGGAACTTTGGAATGTACTTACTCAATTGGCTTTTACAACCCTGGTTGCCTACCTGATAATTGGTAAATCTTATAACTGGCAAATTATCTGCTCAGTGGGCTTATTGTTGCTCACAGAAGTAATGTACCGTTTAATACTGATGCCGGGTTATGACCAACCTTTTGTACAGGGCCATAATTTTGGGTCGTATGTAGATACGCTACTGATGGGTAAGATCAATTTAGATGGTTGGGTAGCCATAAATGCAATACCTACGGCTGCACATACAATCTGGGGTGTGCTTGCAGGTAAACTTCTAATTTCATCGCGATCAGCATCTTATAAAATAAAGATGCTGATCGGCTTTGGCTTGCTTGCTCTGATAATTGGATTCGGACTGGATGCTTTACAGATCACTCCAATTATAAAAAGAATAAGTACCAGCTCTTTTGTATTTGCATCGGGTGGCTGGGTGCTAATCATGCTAGCCGTCGTATACTGGTTAATCGATGTGAAAAAATGTGTGAAATATGTGTGGATATGCTCTGTAATGGGCATGAATGCCATATTTATCTATATATTTTTTGAAACTATAGGTGTGCAGTGGTTGAATGGTGTAATCGGAATTTTTACAGGAGATGCTTTAATAACGTTGTTTGGATTGCAGAGTAATGTTAGTGCTGTAGTGACTGCCTTAAGTACGCTTCTGGTTGAATGGGCCCTATGCTACTGGCTGTTCAAGCGCAATATTTTTTTTAAGCTTTAA
- a CDS encoding DUF4832 domain-containing protein produces MNIKLTLHSLIFSIVILTLFTSCKEENEILVRVEKVNVTYSESDEDFPNPERGFYRYSETTASSYSVLDAETLKAYRLLQDISTANYKVYSTLVFRYYILDNVTTTSISESFLNNIKKDMTAARTAGVKLIPRFVYTATARAGNCPEGFICPTYGDAAKSIVLGHIEQLKPVLTENADVIACVQLGFIGTWGENYYTDFFGDASLNGGQEGKLTDQNWRDRIEVLKALLAAMPADRMVQVRYPQFKQRFSFGVNSALSSPPLAELMAFTASDESRIGFHNDCFLASANDFGTYEDYGNSSTPRTSDGMVLNTLRDYMKADSRFVVVGGETCSDDYSLNDCEPAGKAQEELAAMHFSYLNAHYNTAVNNDWQTGGCMDNIKRNLGYRFVLQSAVLPDNVVKGTSLNIVLNVKNVGYASPYNKRTIKLVLRNKENGSLKSFDLASDVRKWYSGSFKVEESIKIPSEFATGDYEMLLNLPDEYASIADRPEYSIRLANKNVWEASSGYNKLNHIVSIK; encoded by the coding sequence ATGAACATAAAATTGACCCTCCATAGTTTAATTTTTTCCATTGTTATCCTTACGCTTTTCACTTCCTGTAAAGAGGAAAATGAAATCCTGGTTAGGGTAGAGAAGGTTAATGTAACCTACTCTGAAAGTGATGAGGATTTTCCTAATCCTGAGCGTGGTTTTTATCGTTATTCGGAAACCACTGCAAGTAGCTATAGCGTACTCGATGCAGAAACTCTTAAAGCATATCGGTTGTTACAAGATATTTCTACAGCAAATTACAAAGTGTATAGTACACTCGTTTTCAGATATTACATCTTAGATAATGTAACCACCACAAGTATATCAGAATCTTTTCTTAATAATATTAAAAAAGATATGACTGCTGCAAGAACAGCAGGGGTGAAACTGATTCCGCGTTTTGTGTATACTGCCACTGCACGTGCTGGTAATTGTCCGGAAGGATTTATTTGCCCAACCTATGGCGATGCCGCTAAATCTATTGTTCTTGGCCATATTGAACAGCTTAAACCAGTGCTTACAGAGAATGCAGATGTGATTGCTTGTGTGCAGCTTGGATTTATTGGTACCTGGGGTGAAAATTATTACACAGATTTCTTTGGGGATGCCTCTTTAAATGGTGGACAAGAAGGTAAATTAACGGATCAGAACTGGCGAGACAGGATAGAGGTACTAAAAGCGCTCCTTGCTGCCATGCCGGCAGATAGAATGGTTCAGGTTCGCTACCCGCAATTTAAGCAACGCTTTTCGTTTGGTGTAAATTCAGCACTTTCTTCACCTCCGCTTGCTGAACTTATGGCATTTACAGCATCGGACGAATCTCGTATCGGCTTTCACAATGATTGTTTCCTTGCCAGTGCCAATGACTTTGGAACTTATGAGGATTATGGAAATAGTAGCACGCCAAGAACATCAGACGGCATGGTTTTAAATACTTTAAGGGATTACATGAAGGCCGACAGTCGATTCGTTGTTGTTGGTGGAGAAACCTGTTCGGATGATTACAGTCTTAACGATTGTGAGCCTGCCGGTAAAGCACAAGAAGAACTTGCGGCAATGCACTTTAGCTATCTGAATGCCCATTATAATACTGCGGTAAATAACGACTGGCAAACAGGTGGTTGTATGGATAATATTAAGAGAAATCTGGGTTATCGCTTTGTCCTTCAGTCTGCAGTTTTACCTGATAATGTAGTGAAAGGTACGAGCTTAAATATAGTACTCAATGTTAAAAATGTTGGGTATGCATCACCGTACAATAAAAGAACAATAAAATTGGTACTACGGAATAAGGAAAATGGAAGTTTGAAATCTTTTGACCTTGCTTCTGATGTAAGAAAATGGTATTCAGGAAGCTTTAAAGTAGAAGAAAGTATAAAAATACCTTCCGAATTTGCAACAGGTGATTATGAAATGCTGCTTAACCTGCCAGATGAATATGCAAGTATTGCCGACAGACCCGAATACAGCATCCGGTTGGCCAATAAAAATGTTTGGGAAGCTTCATCAGGTTACAATAAACTTAATCATATTGTTTCCATTAAGTAA
- a CDS encoding pentapeptide repeat-containing protein yields MNNSKETSVHEDKTFININYAEKRLENREFIKCEFVNCDFSKSDLSNNDFMDCHFKQCNFSLTIVTGTGFKDVTFTGCKILGIDFSKCNKFLFSFNFERSHLDYSTFYGTKLKKTNFIECSLKETDFEECDLTSSVFQNCDLSGATFVRSVLEKTDFRTARNFSLDPSVNKVKQAKFSVLNLSGLLYQYNLDIDYHGQ; encoded by the coding sequence ATGAACAATTCAAAGGAAACTTCAGTTCACGAAGACAAAACATTTATCAACATTAATTATGCAGAGAAGAGATTGGAGAACAGGGAGTTTATTAAATGTGAATTTGTAAACTGTGATTTCTCTAAGAGTGATTTAAGCAACAATGATTTCATGGATTGTCATTTTAAACAATGTAATTTCTCACTGACAATAGTTACCGGAACTGGATTTAAGGATGTTACTTTTACCGGCTGTAAGATACTGGGAATTGACTTTTCTAAATGTAATAAGTTTTTGTTTTCTTTTAATTTTGAGCGGAGTCATCTGGATTATTCAACTTTTTATGGCACAAAGCTTAAGAAAACTAACTTCATAGAATGTTCGCTTAAAGAAACTGATTTTGAAGAATGTGATTTAACTTCAAGCGTATTCCAAAACTGTGATCTTTCAGGTGCAACATTTGTCAGGTCTGTTCTGGAGAAAACCGATTTCCGCACCGCAAGAAACTTCAGCCTGGATCCATCTGTCAATAAAGTAAAGCAGGCGAAATTTTCTGTACTGAACCTTTCAGGCCTGCTTTACCAATACAATCTGGATATTGATTATCATGGTCAATAG
- a CDS encoding TetR/AcrR family transcriptional regulator: MENPYKKKKNPEASKQLILNTAAEIGATADWHQVTFQAIADQTGLSKGGIIHHFRNKEELLEELVRQSLVELTDWTIEEKKISGNHIAPIAFLRFVIKKSSDINYRRAMKVILQAALVNEHYKKMWDEWFTEHISGGPVADLDINSLIIMLVADGLWYADNLGFYGITTEKKEQIVNKLLNLN, translated from the coding sequence ATGGAAAATCCATATAAAAAAAAGAAAAATCCTGAAGCCAGTAAACAACTGATCCTTAATACAGCGGCCGAAATAGGTGCCACGGCAGATTGGCATCAAGTTACTTTCCAGGCCATTGCCGATCAAACTGGACTGAGTAAAGGTGGCATTATCCACCATTTCCGTAATAAAGAGGAGCTGCTAGAAGAATTGGTACGCCAAAGTCTTGTTGAATTGACCGATTGGACAATTGAAGAAAAAAAAATATCTGGGAACCATATTGCGCCTATCGCTTTTCTTCGATTTGTTATAAAAAAGAGCAGCGACATCAATTATAGGCGAGCTATGAAAGTCATTTTACAAGCTGCATTAGTTAATGAACATTATAAGAAAATGTGGGACGAATGGTTTACCGAACATATTTCGGGTGGACCGGTAGCAGACCTGGATATCAACAGTTTGATTATTATGCTTGTAGCAGATGGGCTTTGGTATGCAGATAACCTTGGCTTTTATGGCATCACTACCGAAAAGAAAGAACAGATCGTAAACAAATTACTCAACTTAAACTAG
- the msrA gene encoding peptide-methionine (S)-S-oxide reductase MsrA, with the protein MNTEKAILAGGCFWGVEELIRHQPGVISTVVGYTGGDVPNATYRNHGTHAEAIEIVFDPTQLSYRSLLEYFFQIHDPSTKNRQGNDIGTSYRSAIFFADETQRETANALIADMEASGKWPGQIVTEVVPVTDFWNAEVEHQDYLQKNPYGYTCHFERADWKLD; encoded by the coding sequence ATGAATACAGAAAAAGCTATTTTAGCGGGAGGTTGTTTTTGGGGCGTTGAAGAGCTAATTAGGCATCAACCAGGTGTTATCTCCACTGTAGTAGGGTATACAGGAGGTGATGTTCCCAATGCCACATATCGGAACCATGGAACGCATGCCGAAGCCATAGAAATCGTATTTGATCCGACACAGTTATCATACCGTTCACTTCTAGAGTACTTCTTTCAGATTCATGACCCATCAACAAAAAACAGACAGGGAAATGATATAGGTACTTCTTATCGTTCAGCCATTTTCTTTGCAGATGAAACACAAAGGGAAACGGCGAATGCTTTAATAGCTGATATGGAAGCTTCTGGTAAATGGCCTGGGCAAATTGTAACAGAAGTTGTTCCGGTTACTGATTTTTGGAATGCTGAAGTAGAACATCAGGATTATTTACAAAAGAATCCGTACGGTTATACCTGCCATTTTGAAAGGGCTGATTGGAAACTCGATTAA
- a CDS encoding VOC family protein: MEHKALSIRPFIGAKDFELSRSFYKDLGFEETVITSDMSVFKTGGIAFYLQNAYVKDWVDNTMIFLEVEDVDRYWQELLALDLTVKYKNAKLVPVRVDYWGKECFLHDPSGILWHFGEFFKD, from the coding sequence ATGGAACATAAAGCATTATCTATCAGACCATTCATTGGCGCTAAAGATTTTGAACTTTCAAGGAGTTTTTACAAAGATCTTGGCTTTGAGGAGACAGTGATCACATCTGATATGTCTGTTTTTAAAACAGGGGGCATCGCATTTTACTTGCAAAATGCTTACGTGAAGGATTGGGTTGATAATACTATGATTTTTTTAGAGGTGGAAGATGTTGATCGCTATTGGCAGGAACTTTTGGCTCTGGATCTTACTGTTAAATATAAAAATGCAAAGCTTGTTCCTGTACGGGTTGACTATTGGGGTAAAGAGTGTTTTTTGCATGATCCATCCGGAATTCTCTGGCATTTCGGAGAATTTTTTAAAGACTGA
- a CDS encoding carbonic anhydrase codes for MNPTVNHQAEMTPDIALQLLKDGHERFINGCSKHRNLLKKVQETKNNPKPFATILSCMDSRVPTELILDQSIGDIFNIRIAGNVISPHVLGSLEYTITTAGSKLIVVMGHTNCGAVTSACNDVMMENLSGLLREVKTCISQELTEISNRTGDNESFVNKVSILNVYRSVQQILEQSSIIRQSVDSRALMIIPAMYDVSAGKLTFYFR; via the coding sequence ATGAACCCTACTGTTAATCACCAAGCTGAAATGACTCCGGATATCGCCTTGCAACTATTAAAAGATGGGCATGAAAGATTTATTAACGGATGTAGTAAACACCGAAACTTGTTAAAGAAAGTGCAGGAAACGAAAAATAACCCAAAGCCCTTTGCTACAATACTAAGCTGCATGGATTCCAGGGTTCCAACTGAATTGATTCTTGATCAAAGTATTGGCGATATTTTTAACATACGTATTGCGGGTAATGTCATATCTCCACATGTGTTAGGCTCACTTGAATATACAATAACAACCGCAGGCTCAAAATTGATTGTAGTAATGGGGCATACCAATTGTGGTGCGGTAACTAGTGCTTGCAATGATGTAATGATGGAGAATTTATCGGGTTTGTTAAGAGAGGTAAAAACCTGCATATCGCAGGAACTTACAGAAATAAGCAATCGGACAGGCGATAATGAATCTTTTGTAAATAAAGTGTCTATACTTAATGTTTACCGTTCTGTACAGCAAATACTTGAACAAAGTAGTATTATAAGACAAAGTGTGGATAGCAGAGCGCTAATGATCATACCTGCTATGTATGATGTTTCTGCTGGTAAATTGACTTTTTATTTTAGATAG
- a CDS encoding SPFH domain-containing protein: MDYSQIFFIYWWAFAILFTLLFYKFILRVFLGMVIVPENKVGLVTKKFVLFGSNKELPDGRIIATKGEAGFQAKALAPGLYWGMWPWQYNVNMHGFTIIPEGKIGLILANDGAEIPTGAILARKVESDNFQDAEKFLNNNGQKGRQTSYITAGTYRINLFAFTVTIADMVIIHENMVGIVTTLDGLPIESGQIAGKQITGHNNFQDIDIFLKNSGNRGLQPSIILAGSYNINSWAIQIEEIPMTDVPIGFVGVVISYIGEDGKDLTGENFKHGNIVSKGQRGVWMEAYGPGKYPFNKYIMKVELVPTTNLVLNWANARNESHELDKNLSTITVRSRDGFPFNLDVSQIIHIPATEAPKVIARFGSMSNLVSQVLEPTIGNYFRNSAQDSDVISFLITRKERQQSAKDHIKAVLDDYNVNAVDTLIGDILPPEALMKTLTDRKIAEEEQKTYQTQKNAQEQRQGMEKETAIADMQKEIVKAQQSVEIAQRTADATVKKAEGDANSLKLQVDAEATATKMRANAEAEATKARAGAQAEATKLNATADAEKIAKTGLAEAEKILAIGKSTADAYDLQAKAMGDDNFTKFKITEEIGKGKIKIIPDLIVSGSNGSDGSLSGLMGLQLMQMIQQEKGKNND, translated from the coding sequence ATGGACTATTCTCAAATCTTTTTCATTTACTGGTGGGCATTCGCGATACTGTTTACCCTCCTATTTTACAAGTTTATATTAAGGGTTTTCCTGGGTATGGTTATAGTACCCGAAAACAAGGTAGGCCTGGTAACAAAAAAATTCGTGCTTTTTGGCAGTAACAAAGAACTGCCAGACGGGCGTATAATTGCAACTAAAGGCGAAGCAGGGTTTCAGGCAAAAGCACTGGCACCAGGACTTTATTGGGGCATGTGGCCATGGCAATACAATGTAAACATGCATGGCTTTACCATTATACCAGAAGGTAAAATAGGCTTGATCCTGGCAAATGATGGTGCTGAAATACCAACAGGTGCAATCCTAGCCAGAAAAGTTGAATCTGATAATTTTCAGGATGCTGAGAAATTCTTAAACAATAATGGGCAAAAAGGCCGACAAACCTCTTACATTACTGCTGGCACTTATCGTATTAACTTATTTGCCTTTACTGTTACTATTGCCGATATGGTTATTATCCATGAAAACATGGTAGGTATAGTAACCACACTTGACGGGCTTCCAATTGAGAGCGGGCAAATTGCAGGTAAGCAGATTACAGGTCACAATAACTTTCAGGACATTGATATTTTTCTGAAAAACAGTGGTAACCGTGGTTTGCAGCCATCTATCATTTTAGCGGGCAGTTACAACATCAATTCCTGGGCTATTCAAATAGAAGAAATACCTATGACAGATGTGCCTATTGGTTTTGTTGGTGTGGTTATCAGTTATATTGGGGAAGATGGCAAAGATTTAACCGGAGAGAATTTCAAACATGGCAATATTGTAAGCAAGGGTCAGCGTGGAGTATGGATGGAAGCTTATGGGCCGGGCAAATATCCATTCAACAAATACATTATGAAAGTAGAGCTGGTACCTACTACCAATTTGGTATTGAACTGGGCAAATGCCAGAAATGAATCTCATGAGTTGGATAAAAACCTGAGTACTATCACTGTCCGCTCCAGAGATGGCTTCCCTTTCAATTTGGATGTATCCCAGATTATCCATATCCCGGCAACAGAAGCACCAAAAGTAATAGCTCGTTTCGGTAGCATGAGCAATTTGGTAAGTCAGGTATTGGAGCCAACTATTGGTAATTACTTTCGAAATTCTGCTCAAGACAGCGATGTTATTAGTTTTTTGATTACACGCAAAGAAAGACAACAATCAGCAAAAGATCATATTAAAGCCGTACTGGACGATTATAATGTGAATGCTGTAGATACCTTGATAGGAGATATTCTTCCTCCCGAGGCATTAATGAAAACCCTTACTGATCGTAAAATTGCGGAAGAGGAACAAAAAACATATCAGACGCAAAAAAATGCACAGGAACAACGTCAGGGCATGGAAAAAGAAACCGCCATTGCAGATATGCAAAAGGAAATTGTGAAGGCACAACAAAGTGTAGAAATTGCCCAACGCACAGCTGATGCAACCGTAAAAAAAGCAGAAGGAGATGCTAATAGTTTAAAACTACAGGTTGATGCTGAAGCCACTGCCACTAAAATGCGTGCTAATGCAGAGGCTGAAGCTACCAAGGCACGTGCCGGTGCACAAGCTGAGGCGACCAAACTTAACGCTACGGCAGATGCAGAGAAGATAGCCAAAACAGGATTGGCGGAAGCCGAAAAAATTCTGGCAATAGGTAAATCTACGGCTGATGCTTACGACTTGCAGGCAAAAGCCATGGGTGACGACAACTTTACCAAGTTTAAAATAACAGAAGAAATTGGAAAAGGAAAAATTAAAATCATCCCTGATTTAATTGTGAGTGGCAGCAATGGCAGTGATGGTAGCTTAAGTGGCTTAATGGGGTTGCAATTAATGCAAATGATACAACAAGAAAAAGGAAAAAATAATGACTAA
- a CDS encoding 4a-hydroxytetrahydrobiopterin dehydratase, with amino-acid sequence MENVIQKEWDIVENKLHKILIFKDFQEAFAFMVKVAFVAEKNNHHPKWCNEWNKLEFWLSTHDAGDTITEKDRNLAKQIDELLNFQT; translated from the coding sequence ATGGAAAATGTAATTCAAAAGGAGTGGGATATTGTTGAGAACAAACTTCACAAAATATTAATATTTAAGGATTTCCAGGAAGCTTTCGCTTTCATGGTTAAGGTGGCATTTGTAGCAGAAAAGAATAATCATCACCCAAAATGGTGTAATGAATGGAATAAACTGGAATTTTGGCTAAGTACTCATGATGCAGGTGATACCATTACTGAAAAAGATAGAAACCTTGCTAAGCAAATTGATGAGCTGTTAAATTTTCAGACCTAG